A genomic window from Nocardioides rotundus includes:
- a CDS encoding type II toxin-antitoxin system VapC family toxin: MIVLDTNVVSEVLKPQPDRRVVAWLESLTDDVAITAVTLAELLAGLRRLPDGKRREDLASRVEGAIRPYLDAGEVFAFDAAAAPRYADILAAREQAGMPIATGDAQIAAICRSRDALCATRNVRDFMHAGVALINPWTGEEWPPTP, from the coding sequence GTGATCGTCCTCGACACCAACGTTGTGTCCGAGGTGCTCAAGCCTCAGCCCGACAGGCGTGTCGTCGCCTGGTTGGAGTCCCTGACAGATGACGTGGCGATCACGGCAGTCACGCTCGCCGAACTGCTGGCGGGCCTGCGAAGGCTGCCCGACGGCAAGCGGAGAGAGGACCTCGCGTCGCGGGTCGAGGGTGCGATCCGGCCGTACCTCGACGCCGGGGAGGTATTCGCTTTCGATGCCGCGGCAGCTCCCCGCTACGCCGACATTCTCGCCGCGCGGGAGCAAGCGGGCATGCCGATCGCGACGGGCGACGCACAGATCGCGGCCATCTGCCGATCCCGGGACGCGCTCTGCGCCACACGCAACGTCAGGGACTTCATGCACGCCGGAGTCGCGCTCATCAACCCCTGGACGGGGGAGGAGTGGCCGCCGACGCCGTGA
- a CDS encoding DUF6228 family protein, giving the protein MARAEIFDGRARLTFAEPVGSGSVVDYLTVRVEGPDLSASRQVYAGWESGFSGLAVYFETLVASWRGWDGEQVFESIEHDLRIVATHDGHVHLEVRLRESTEARGWQVRAELRIEAGEQLASASRDVAALVRR; this is encoded by the coding sequence GTGGCTCGCGCAGAGATCTTCGACGGACGGGCGCGGCTGACCTTTGCGGAGCCGGTCGGTTCCGGCAGCGTTGTGGACTACCTCACCGTCCGCGTCGAAGGGCCGGACCTGTCCGCGAGCCGTCAGGTCTACGCCGGATGGGAGAGCGGTTTCTCGGGCCTTGCTGTCTACTTCGAGACGTTGGTGGCGTCGTGGCGTGGTTGGGACGGCGAGCAGGTGTTTGAGTCCATCGAGCATGACCTCCGGATCGTGGCGACGCACGACGGGCATGTTCACCTGGAGGTTCGCCTCCGGGAGTCAACTGAAGCGCGCGGCTGGCAAGTACGAGCAGAGCTGCGGATCGAGGCTGGGGAGCAGTTGGCTTCGGCCTCGCGCGATGTCGCGGCGCTCGTCCGACGCTGA
- a CDS encoding helix-turn-helix transcriptional regulator, with protein sequence MRADRLVSLVLLLRQRGRMTADQLAGELEVSARTVLRDIDALSTAGVPVYADRGRRGGYSLLPGFRTELTGLNHDEALALLTAGSDRGQKVFGLSAPLASAMRKVIDALPDGHRENLDDAAQRFLVEPETDLLSRRATTEDLADGVMHEVRRAVLSGRRLRFDYEAVGKPVSTRAVDPVGLVTVRNRTYLLAIRSGQDRTYRLSRILRAEALSEMAQRPEKVDLDRIWADRAVQFLSENHVPVTVRVRSVRREELLGSARAVRAEEQEPEGWVRLDVLFEDLRHAVWAVWQLGDDAEVLKPNSVRMAIRDRAARLIAQYD encoded by the coding sequence ATGCGTGCGGATCGGCTCGTCTCCCTGGTGTTGCTGCTGCGCCAGCGCGGCCGGATGACCGCCGACCAACTGGCCGGCGAGCTGGAGGTATCCGCGCGCACGGTGCTGCGTGACATTGATGCGCTTTCCACCGCAGGCGTACCGGTCTACGCAGATCGCGGCCGACGCGGCGGCTATTCGCTGTTGCCAGGCTTCCGCACGGAACTGACCGGACTGAACCACGACGAAGCGCTTGCCCTGCTCACGGCCGGATCAGACCGCGGCCAGAAGGTCTTCGGCCTGAGCGCGCCACTGGCCTCGGCGATGCGCAAGGTCATCGACGCCCTTCCCGATGGGCACCGCGAGAATCTCGACGACGCCGCTCAGAGGTTCCTGGTCGAACCGGAGACAGATCTGCTGTCCCGACGAGCGACCACCGAGGACTTGGCCGACGGCGTCATGCACGAAGTCCGCCGCGCTGTCCTGAGTGGCCGTCGCCTGCGCTTTGACTATGAGGCCGTCGGCAAGCCGGTCAGTACGCGCGCTGTCGACCCGGTCGGTCTGGTCACCGTCAGGAACCGGACGTACCTGTTGGCGATCAGGTCCGGCCAGGACCGTACCTATCGCCTGTCGCGGATACTGCGCGCCGAAGCGTTGTCCGAGATGGCTCAGCGCCCGGAGAAGGTCGACCTCGACCGCATCTGGGCCGACCGTGCCGTGCAGTTCCTGTCGGAGAACCACGTCCCGGTCACCGTCAGGGTCCGATCGGTGCGACGCGAGGAACTCCTCGGCTCCGCACGAGCGGTCCGGGCTGAAGAGCAGGAGCCGGAGGGATGGGTGCGGTTGGACGTGTTGTTCGAGGACCTGCGACATGCGGTCTGGGCAGTGTGGCAGCTCGGGGACGATGCAGAAGTGTTGAAGCCGAACTCCGTGCGCATGGCCATACGAGACCGGGCCGCACGGCTCATTGCGCAGTACGACTGA
- a CDS encoding type II toxin-antitoxin system Phd/YefM family antitoxin, with amino-acid sequence MTTMTAREFNQDVSAAKRAAVEGPVVITDRGEPAYVLLTIDEYRQLHGDGKDLVARLSMDEEYDDVEFEPAPLQVGLKVPEL; translated from the coding sequence ATGACGACGATGACCGCGCGCGAGTTCAACCAGGACGTCAGCGCGGCCAAACGCGCTGCGGTCGAGGGGCCTGTCGTGATCACCGACCGGGGCGAGCCGGCGTACGTGCTGCTGACGATCGACGAGTACCGGCAGTTGCACGGTGACGGCAAGGATCTGGTCGCACGGTTGAGCATGGACGAGGAGTACGACGACGTCGAGTTCGAGCCCGCCCCGCTGCAGGTCGGCCTGAAGGTGCCCGAGCTGTGA
- a CDS encoding RidA family protein, with translation MERSAVNPVTWSLEMGFNQGELVSGESRTLYISGQTAMSTDGRPEHEGDIAAQLALAVANLEAVLAEAGMSLANLVRLNVYTTDVDALFPHYGLLAGKLGTAGVAPTTTMLEVTRLAIPGQLVELEGTAVD, from the coding sequence ATGGAGCGCAGCGCAGTGAACCCGGTGACGTGGTCGCTCGAGATGGGCTTCAACCAGGGCGAGTTGGTCTCTGGCGAGTCTCGGACCTTGTACATCTCCGGGCAGACAGCGATGAGCACGGACGGTCGGCCCGAGCACGAGGGGGACATTGCCGCCCAACTAGCGCTGGCGGTGGCTAATCTCGAGGCCGTGCTCGCCGAGGCTGGGATGTCGCTGGCGAACCTGGTGCGGCTGAACGTCTACACCACCGACGTGGATGCGCTGTTCCCGCACTACGGCCTCCTCGCTGGCAAGCTCGGAACCGCCGGAGTCGCGCCGACGACCACGATGCTCGAGGTCACTCGACTGGCGATTCCTGGACAGCTGGTCGAGCTCGAGGGAACCGCCGTCGACTGA
- a CDS encoding TIGR02391 family protein: protein MTKLDVVWATKEIDQFLYVTDQVVPNTGPGIAYLGTVMRGPKTEASARAHVVEQILDRALPGWKQGRPAKDQEYSWLRDQASRAKAALQRQAELAEKLGDNAPDMDAANLHPWAWENGKSYWDTGHYHQAVMQAAIRVNAETQAKLSRMDVSETALFNEAFSLNDPKGDAPRLRLMEDDGSKTYENLHRGARAFAEGLYAAIRNPGMHVPHDGGEEQLALEQLAAFSLLARWVDQAEVVTA from the coding sequence ATGACGAAGCTCGATGTTGTGTGGGCGACCAAGGAGATCGACCAGTTCCTCTACGTTACGGACCAGGTCGTCCCGAACACGGGTCCAGGCATCGCCTACCTCGGCACGGTGATGCGCGGGCCCAAGACCGAGGCGTCGGCGCGGGCGCACGTAGTGGAGCAGATCCTCGATCGAGCCTTGCCGGGCTGGAAGCAGGGGCGACCGGCCAAGGACCAGGAGTACAGCTGGCTCCGGGATCAGGCATCGCGGGCCAAGGCGGCGCTGCAACGGCAGGCCGAGCTGGCCGAGAAGCTCGGCGACAACGCGCCGGACATGGACGCGGCCAACCTTCACCCGTGGGCGTGGGAGAACGGCAAGAGCTACTGGGACACCGGCCACTACCACCAAGCCGTGATGCAGGCGGCGATCCGAGTCAACGCAGAGACCCAAGCCAAGCTCAGCCGCATGGACGTGTCGGAGACAGCGCTGTTCAATGAGGCGTTCTCCCTCAACGACCCCAAAGGCGATGCGCCGCGCCTCCGGCTCATGGAGGACGACGGCAGCAAAACCTACGAAAACCTGCACCGGGGCGCCCGCGCGTTCGCGGAGGGCCTGTACGCGGCGATCCGCAATCCCGGCATGCACGTGCCGCACGACGGAGGCGAGGAACAGCTCGCGCTGGAGCAACTCGCGGCGTTCAGCCTACTGGCCCGGTGGGTCGATCAGGCGGAGGTCGTCACTGCGTGA
- a CDS encoding FitA-like ribbon-helix-helix domain-containing protein, which produces MSSIVVRGLDESVKARLAAQAKEHGRSMEAEVRDILTKAATRPNIGLALLQAGQAAGGVEELPVPERSDAARAVDFS; this is translated from the coding sequence GTGTCATCAATCGTCGTTCGCGGGCTCGACGAGTCCGTCAAGGCCCGCCTCGCGGCTCAGGCGAAGGAGCATGGTCGCTCCATGGAGGCAGAGGTCCGCGACATCCTGACGAAGGCCGCTACTCGCCCGAACATCGGGTTGGCGCTGTTGCAAGCCGGACAGGCCGCCGGTGGCGTCGAGGAACTGCCGGTTCCGGAGCGTTCCGACGCAGCGCGGGCGGTCGACTTCTCGTGA
- a CDS encoding type II toxin-antitoxin system VapC family toxin: MKYLLDTNVLSELRKSERAADPRVRAWVAARRPSDLFLSVITVLEVEIGIARLERRDRRQAQAIRTWLDEDVLDSFSGRLLPIDLAVARRTAQLHVPDPSPERDALIGATAIEHDLAVVTRNVPDFDGVGVAVIDPWS; this comes from the coding sequence GTGAAGTACCTCCTCGACACCAACGTGTTGAGCGAACTCCGCAAGTCCGAGCGCGCTGCAGATCCCCGGGTGCGGGCCTGGGTCGCAGCGAGGAGGCCGTCCGATCTGTTCCTGAGTGTCATCACCGTTCTGGAGGTCGAGATCGGGATAGCCCGACTCGAACGCAGGGACAGGCGACAGGCGCAGGCGATTCGTACGTGGCTTGACGAGGACGTCCTGGACAGCTTCTCCGGCCGCCTCCTCCCCATCGATCTCGCGGTGGCGAGACGAACGGCCCAGCTGCACGTGCCCGACCCCAGCCCTGAGAGAGACGCGCTCATCGGCGCCACCGCCATCGAGCACGACCTCGCCGTCGTCACCCGCAATGTGCCCGACTTCGATGGGGTGGGCGTGGCCGTCATCGACCCGTGGTCCTGA